The sequence TGTGTCCTGACCGAAAAGACCATCGCGCACGGCGGATTTGTGGCGAGGATGAAGCCCATCGGCGGTCTTCGGATGATCGACGGAAATCAGGCGGACGACAAGATCGTGGCCGTGCTGGATTCCGACTTGTCCTATGGGAATTGGCAGGATATTTCCGAATGTCCGGCGGGGCTTCTGGACCGACTGAAGCATTACTTCTTGAGCTATAAGCGGGACCCCGGTGCCGCCGACCATCCGGTGAGGATCGCCGAGGTCTACGACCGGGCGGAGGCGCTCAAGGTCCTTGAGCTGAGCCTGGCGGATTACCGGGCGAAATTCGGAAATCCGGAGGATCATTTCGAGAGGTTTCGGAAGGGCCTTGGTTGGAACTAAGGCCGCCGCGGTTCCCAACGGTAAGATACCAGGCGCGGAGGATTCTCGATCGCGGCGAAGTTGTCGGCGAAGTCGTGATCGCTTCCGAAAATGAGCGCCACTCTTTCTTCGGGGTGGGAGCTTAAAAATTCCGTCACGCGGCGCGCCGCGTAGGTTTCGCGGGATTCGTCGAAGGCCTCCAAGGCGGCCGCGATGTCCTCGCCCCGGCGATGGCGTGCCATCAATTCTTGCATTCGGGTCACGTTTTCCTCGCGATGGTTCGGCGTGGCCGCGCCGTGCAAATGCACATTGTCATGAAGGATTAAGTAAATCTGCTCGGCGCCGTAATTGAACAGGGCCAGGCGTTGCTCCAGATTCAGGTCTTCAAAGCGACTTGGTATGCGGCGAAACAGCTCACGGTATTCCCTTCCGTCGGGCCCCCGGGCGGCGCGGACGGCTTCGACCTCCTCGGCCGCGCTAAAACCTTCCACAAAAAGATGGGTGATGCCCTCGTTCTCCAGGGTCTGGAGCGCGGCGAATTGGTTCCGGGCGGTGGCTTCGATGTATGCCAGGCGCTGCACCGGATCCCGGGGCATGTGCTCCTCCATGGCTTCGGGAAGGGCATGTTGCTGGCCCAGCCATAGGACCGTGCCGGCGCGCGGCGTTCCTTCCAGCTGCGTCTCGCGGCGCAGTTCCAGGGGAGGGGTCAGGTTGGGGATCTCCTCCGTTTCCGATTCGGATTCCGACGCTTGCCGCGAGCTTGAACTGCTGCAACCCGCGGGGAGTAGGAATAAGGCACCTCCGAAGAGGAGGGGGCCAAGGTGGCGAAGGGCCTGCGTCATGCCGTGGGTCCAGGAAACCGGATTTTCTCTCTCGACGTTTTCCCCGGCCATTTCCGCCCGCGGTCCGCGGCTCCACAGCATGGAGGTTTGCGCGGAAAATCTCCCCAACAGGGATGCCAGGCAATCCCCTTGAGATCTCCACCGCTCCACGGAGGACTCGTTAAATGCGGGTGGTGCGGACTCCGCCGTCGATTCACAAGTGAGAGAAGGGGAAGAGTGCGTTACGGGACGGCAAAGGCTGGGAGGGCTCATGGGGAAACCTCGCTGGAGGTGCCCCTGGAAATTTATAAGTTACGAACGCCGGATTATCGAATTTCTTTTAAAAAGGTTGTGGGCGGCCGGGAAAGGCTAAGTAATCCATGGCGAATAAGAACAAGAATTGAACAAGTAAGACGGGGCAAGTTATATCTATTTGATAATATTGAATTTATTCGACGGACCCCGCCTTGTTTGGCAGCGCCCCTCATAGCTTCCCCGGCCGACGGCTTTAAAAAAATGTAAGGCCCTGTCGAGGATCCGATGGTCATCCGTCGTCAGGTTAGGTTGAATGACCGCCTATAAGGAGACGCCCATGAAATTCATCTGCCTCGGATACATCGAAGAGGGCAAATTCGAATCGCTGCCCGACGACCAACGCGACGCCATGATCGACGAGTGTTTCAACTACGACGACTTCTTGCGGAAGAACGGGCACTTCGTCGGCGGCGAGGCCCTGCAGGGCCCCCGCACCGGCGTCACCCTGCGTTGGCAGGATGGGAAGGCGACGGTCACCGACGGCCCTTACGCCGAGACCAAGGAGCAGCTGGGCGGCATCCTATTGCTCGAGGCCCGGGACCTGAAGCACGCGATCGAGCTGATGTCGAAACATCCCGGCGTGAAGGCCGGTCCCTTCGAGATCCGCCCGGCCGGCGACCTCACCGGCATGATTCGCGACAGCGAAAAACGCCGCGGGATAAAATAATATTCATCTGCAATACCGACAATACGGAGGAAATCATGAGCCCAACGACCGACACCCCAGCGATCGAACCCTATCTCTTTTTCGACGGCTGCTGCGAGGAGGCCCTCGAGTTCTACCGCAAGGCCCTCGGCGCCGAAGTGGAGATGTTGATGCGATTCAAGGAAAATCCCGAGCCCGCCATGAACCCGCCGGGCTCCACGGAGAAGATCATGCACGCGAGCTTCCGCATCGGCAAGGCCCGCGTGATGGCCTCGGATGGCAATTGCGCGGGGAAAGCCAGCTTCCAGGGATTCTCCCTTTCCTTGTCCGTCGCGAACGCCGCGGAGGCCGATCGCTATTTCGCCGCGCTGGCCGAGGGAGGTCAGGTGCAGATGCCCCTGGCGAAGACCTTCTTCTCCCCGCGCTTCGGGATGGTGGCCGACCGCTTCGGGGTGTCGTGGATGGTGATCGTGCCGGCCTAAGGCCGGATCGGTTTGGCATGAGTGGTTTGGATCTCGAGGCCGAAGCCTTATAGGTAGGAATATATCAAATAAAAGTGACTGGCCGCGCCCGCAACGACGAAGCAATGCCAAACTTCGTGAAAACCGAATTTCCCGGGTAGGAGGTTGGGTTTTTCAAAGACGTAGATCAAACCGCCTACCGTGTAGAAGAGGCCGCCTAAGAGCAAGAAGGAAAAACCTTGCCAGTGGATGGCCTGGTATAAGGGCTTCATGATCCATAGGCCCATCCAGCCCATCCCGATAAAAAGAGAGGTCATGAGCCAGCGCGGCACGTGCGGAAAGAAACCCTTCAGCACTATCCCCAGGACGGCCAGCGCCCAAATGAGTCCCAGCACGGTCCAGCCCATGGCGTTCTTCATCACGATCACGCAGAAGGGAGTGAAGGTGCCGGCGATCATCAATGAGATCGAAAAGTAATCGTATAGCCAAAGACGGTGATTGGTCTTCGGAGAGCCGTGGATTCCGTGGTGAAGGGCGCTCGAGAGGAACATGTTGACCAGGCCAAACCCGTAAATAGCCAGAGCCCATACGTGCGAGGTCGGCTCGGTTGCCTTGGCGCGCACAATCATCAGCACAACGCCGACGAGGGAGAGCAAGGCGCCCACGGAGGAGATGATCGTGTTCCAGACCTCGTCGGTGACATGGAGGCTGCCGTCTTTGCTGCGCGGGGAAGCCGTCATTGAATGGCTCATCCCCCGCCTGTAGTGTATCGGAAAGCAAAGGTCTAGCCCAAATCCCTACTTCATGGCCGGGCCGCGGCGGAATGATTCCGAATAAATAACCGTGCTTCGGGATGGTGGCCGACCGCTTCGGCGTTTCGTGGATGGTGATCGTTCGCGCCGGAGTCGCGTCGTTGAACGGCCTACCGATTACCGTGCCGATCTCCAGGCCTCGAAGCCCCGTTGGGCGGCCCGATGGAGCAAGTCGAATTGGTCGCGCCAACTCTGCATCAAATTCTCGGCGGCGACGCGGCGCTGGTCCATCTCGCGTTCCCATTCCTTCATGCGTTCGAGGGCCGCGGCGCGGCGCGCCTCGAAGTCCTGCGCCCAGTCTTTTTCCCGGGTCTCGGCGGCAAGGCGGCGGGCTTCGTTGTCCTGTTTCCAGTCGGCTTCCCGCCGGGCCGCCGCCGCGCTCCGTGTCTCGAATTCCCGCTCCCATTGCTCCTGTTTCGCCTCTGCGGCGCGCCGTCGTTGCGCCTCGTCCGGTCTGGGCGCCTGCGCTCGCGCGTCGGGCGCTTCGTTCCTGTCCTCAACGTCCGCGTGCGGTATCAAGGAAATGGACGTGCCTTGAAGCCGCGCGGCGGTCCTTCGATAGTCCTCCTCCGTCATGGTCACCGTGCGAAAGTATTGGCCGCCGTGGTGGATGTCGAAGGTGACGTTCTTGGCCTCGGCGATGCCGAGACCGGAGGCACAAAACAGGAGAAACAGCAGGCAAAAAAACCGAGGCTTGGACATAGACCCTCCTGGGGAAAAGACTGGATGCGCTAAAAAAATAGCAAGAGGGGTGCCAGAAGAGCTTAATCGATAACTTGCTGGAATAATTGTGTTATTTAAAAACAGCTCCGGGCGCCTGTGCTCAGAAAACAAAATTAAAATATTCATTTTACAATTTTTTAACGGGCGGGAACCGGTGGTCAGGCAAATCCTGGAGAACGCGACCGGTAGAGGGTCGGCGAGTCGGGGGGTCGCGGCGGACCGAAATCGAGAATGCTTGTGGTTTTTCGAAAAAGAGAGAAAAATCTTCAGAACTTATTTTCATCCGGAGGGTCTATGCCGAAGAAAATCGTCCTGTTCGCAGCCTTGCTGACGCTTGCCGCGCCTTCTCTGAGTTTCGCCCTGGGGGAATGCCGGGAAGATCGCAAGAAATTCTGCCCGGGTGCCGGCTTGAACGAGGACAAGATCAAGGCCTGCTTGAAGTCCAACTACGCCAGCCTGTCCGAGCCTTGCAAGCAGATGATCAACGAGAAAATCGAGGAAAAGATCGAGAAGAAGCTGGAGAGCCAAAGCAAATAAAAAAGACGGCTCAGGGTGCGTCGAGACGGGTGGCAGTGGGGAGCAGAAAAGTCCTCCGGCTCGTTCTTCTATTTGGCGAGGTCTTGCATCTTCGCCTTCAACCTCAAGCTCACCACCTGCTGATCCTGTCTGACATACTGCAAATCCAAAAAGGTTTCGAAGAGACTGGGCGATTCCCGGCGATAGGCCGCGGGATCGACTTGGTTCAGGCGGGAGAGGAGGGCGTTGAGCTCTTGCTCCAACCCGTCTCGCTTATCGGCGAGCGAGGAACGGCCGGCGGGATTTTTCAGGACTTGGAGGGCCATGTCGAAGGCCTCGGCGTTGAGAGACTTTAAGCGCTGGAGGAGGGCGGGCTTCGATTCCGCAGGCGCCGCGGCAGCGGGAATCGCCGGCGATGAGCTGGCGGCGGCATTGGGAGCCGGTTGCTTGGCGGCAATTGCGGGCGCGGAGGTTTCTTTGGAGGGAGCGGTCGTGGGCGTCTCGGCCTGTGCGCTCGCGGCGCTTGCGGAGGTCTCTTCCGGGCTCCTGGGATAAAGATCAGCCTCCGGAATCCAGCCCTTGGGCTTTTGGTCCGCCTGGACCTGGGCCCAGCCTCCCTGCCAAGCCGAGACGGTGAGCACGGTGCCTCGCTTCGCGGAGCCGCGCGCGGGCGCGGCGGGATCCGGATTTTGGAAATAATGCGCCTTGGGATTTTGGACGATCCGAACCTCGGTCCAGGACCCGCCCTTGCTTTTGTCTAGCAGGGCGCCTGCTTCCTTCGCCAGCTTGGGGTTGAGCTGGGTGCAATCCCGTCTGAGCTTGTCCAGCTTGAGGAGCACGCTGGGATAGTTGGGGTTTGCCGTATAAAAGGTCAGCTGGCCCGAGGTCGCCTTGGCTTTTTTCTCCCCAGGCAGCCAAGCCGTGACGGAGTATTTGTCGCCCGTCTTTTTTCCGTAGAGGTAGAAACGGCATTCGCTGCTCGCCAGGTTGGGCGGTTCGTAAATGTCGTCGTAATAACCGGTGACGAACTCTTGGGACGGATCCACGCCCAAGGTCAATTTTTGATAGATGCCGGAGACGGGGGGATTGGGCTGGGCCTGCGCCATGGCCCCATCCGCGCCGCAGGCGCCCATCGCCAGCGCCAGGAGAAGGAATTTTTTCATGGGGGGATTTATGGCACGAAGGCGCCGGCGGAAGGAAATAAAATCCTCATGCGCCTTTTCCCCCCAGCTCCCTTACTCCCGAAAGCTACGGATGTAGTCTTCCAATTCATATTCATGATTGAAGAAGGCGAATTCCTCCTGCGGCGTTTGCTGCAAGTTGGTCTGCAGGGCCGAGCTGCGGGAATCGGTTTCGGCCTGGAAGAATTTTCGCAGCGTGGTCCAAAGACCGACTTGGTGTTTGGAAAAGGTGACGTGGTTTAGCGCGATGCTTTTCATGCGAGTTCTCCTTAGCCTTGTTTGTTTCCGAGCGATCATCGCTCTTGCCGAAACATAAGCAATCCCGGCGCCAAGTCAGGTACCATATATAAACGCAGATTTTTTCGGAGGATAAGCTCGGTGACGGTGGATGAGCCCCGATGCGAGACGGCGATTATCATTTTTAAAATGATAATCTGCCAAAATAATGACGGAATCTGCCAAGCCAATATCGCGTCATTTCCACGTCCCGTTGGCCACCCGCCTCAGGTGTTCTTCGTGGCTGATGCTGCTGGAGTCGGAAGACGGAAAGGACGTCGACGGCGATTGAGGAAGGCGATGGGTTGCAGGATCGATTAAAGTTTAAGGCGAGACGCTATAGATTACCGAGGTTCCGCCGGGCAAGGCGCCGTCGGCGCCGACCGTGAGGGTTCCGCTGAGGGCCCCTGGCATGGCTTGGCCGACGAAATCGACCTGAACGTCGGGGAAACCGGCCACCGTGCCGCTTCCGCTGCAGGTGAAACTGCCGTTGTTTTGGATCGTCCCCTCGACCGTCACCCAGGGCGGATCCCCGAACATGCTGATGGCGTTGCCAGCGATGGCGACCTCGAGGAAGGGCGGGAATGCGCCGATAAAGGGCGCGTGGCCGCCGGGGTCGGAAACGACGGCGGTCGATATTTCGAAGGGCCCGCCCGAGCCCAATTGCCCCAGGATATCCTCATCGCCGCCGCAGATATCCGGGAGGCTGGGATCGCTGATCAAGGCTCGAAAGCCCAACTCGGCGAATGCGTCGAAGTCGACGATCTTCGTTTCGGACGGGGGCAGGTTTTCCGCCTCGGTGTAGGAGGGTCGCAGGATATAGTCTCCATTGGCCTGCTCTTCGTAGAGGAAGGCGGCATGAGGCGGCATCATGTCTTGGAGCAGGGTCAGGACTTGCCCGACGTTAAGGTCCAGCAGCACCGGCAAGTCGACGGCTTGGGCGTCGAGCCGGGCCTGCAATTCGGGGTCGATGGAAAAATTGAGGCCGGAGAGCTTGGAGACGTCGAGCGCCACTTGCTGGAGCGTGGCGCCCGCGGCGAGATCGTAGGGCGAATCCCGCCAGTCCGAGGATCCGCCGCCGCAAGCGGCCAGGCAAGCCCAAAGCAATACCGCGCATGATTTCATCTTTCGAAGAATCATTTGGGCGCCTCCGGCTGGATTTCGCTGTTGTTGGCCGTGAATATTTCTTTGTAGGCGTCGTATTGGGCGTCGGTGATGCCGTTTTGGGCCGCGATTTTCCGCGCCAATTTTTGGTCCTTCATCCGCAGGCAGGTCTTCATTGTGGCCCGGCGCGCGACCTCGGCGCGATCGGGATCGCCCGCGTTGGTGAAGATGATGGTGGTGATGTGGTAGGCCAGTACCGTCTCGTTTTCGCCGCGTCCCATCAGGTTTTGACGGGTCGGCCCGCCATTGTATTGGTATTCTTCGCCCAGGCCCATCGAATGCCCGAGCTCATGGGCGAAATTCTTCGAAGTGGTTTCCTCGATCCAGAGATTTTCGGTGTCTGCCTTCTTTCGCGATTCGGGCGGCGGCTTGCCGAGATGAACCTTGATGCGTTTCCGATCGGGATCGCGCTCTTGGTCGCAGTCTTCGATCACCTGGATGTCGAAGATGAAGCGCACCGGCTTGGGGGGTTGTCCCTTGCCCATCCGGAAGGTCCGGGTGCAGGCGTTCCAGATTCGGTGGAGGTTTTCTAGATGGGCTTCGAGGAATTGTTGGACTTGCTCGACGGTGGGCCCTTCGGCCTCCGGGGTGTCGGGATTGTCCTTGGGGTCGGGGCAAAGGTCGGCCCGCATCGTGATGACAATTTCTTCCGCGGCGTCTTCAACCGAGACGTCGTTGGCCCAGAGGGATAAGGGGAGGAGAAGAAGGAAGAGACCTGAGATTAGGGTGGACCTAATTTTGGCCGGCATTGTTGAGGGATAGCATGGTGGGGGGATTCTAGGAATTAAAAAATAGGGGGCCCTGGTAAGACATCTTGTTCGCAGCAAGGAAGACGGAATTTGGAGGATGGAAGGCATTCTTTTTATAGACTTAATAATATGTCTCCGCCTTCGCGGCCGCGTTAGTTTTGGATATTTCGCAATATGGCCTTTCCGCCCCTGCTGTTCAGCGACAGAGAGGCGCCCCGCGATTCGTGGTTGCGATAGACGATCACCTGACTTTCCTCCCGCAATTTCCAAAAATTGTTACCTCGAAGGACGATGATCTGAATTTTCTCCTTGCGCGCCTTGGGTAGAAGGTCGTCATGAACAAAATCCATGGCCAGACTGGAGGAGGCAAGTTTCGACACCATAGACCCGGCTTGAAAGGAGGCCGAATGGTAGGGAACCAGCTGAACGCAGGCCAATCGGCGAGATAAGAGGCTCAAGGCCTCTTGATAGGTGCATTGCCGTTTCGTCATCAACGTCCTTAGGATGGGAGCGAGCTTCCCGGTCCAATATCGGTAACCGCCGTCCCAACAGTGGCGTGGGTTGAGGAAGACGTTGGGATAGCGTTTGTCCAAGTTCTTTTGCCGGAGGTTGTTTAAGAGCATCTTGCGGCAGGCGGGGATCTTGTATTCAGAATAGTAATTCAGGTGGCCGAGTCCGGGATTTAGCATCAAGAGGAATATTTTGGCACGCTGCAAATCGCCCCAGTAGGGGAGCGGGAGAAGTCCCAGGTGGAGCTTGGAGCTTTTCCCTTCTAGTTGTTCGCTTCGGCAATATTCGGAGAAGTTTTTGAGGAGGGATATTTTTTGGCGGTGCTTTGGATGCAATAAGAATTCGTCTCCGGGGAATAGGAAGGGGGGAGAGGTTAAAGGGAGTTTTTGCCAAGCGGTGATTATGGGTGGGGGCATGGGGTTATTAATTATGCGTATTTAATGGAAGGGGTATGGAAAATTAGTCATTGGAGGTGGGGACGACCTTCTGTTTCCAAATTCGATTTGGAATTTCCCGCAAAACCTTTTGGAAGTAAACAACTGATAAATTATTAACGACTTTTCATAAAGTTGTTTCCTTGGTGGAAAAGACATTATGAGGTCATTATTGGGTCAGTTTCGCCTATTTTGTGGGAGTATTGTGGGAAAATTTGCCTTTGCTTGAAGGGAGAGAGCCTTTTCCTATTACAATAGGTTTTACCCTAAAATTTCTATTGGAGAATGTGGATGCCGGAATTTTTATATAGATTTAGGTCTTTGAATTCTTTGTTGGGCAAACGTCAAGAGCTTGAAAATCAGGAAATATTCTTTGCGGCTCCATACCAGCTCAATGACCCTATTGAAGGGTTTAAGGATATTTTTTGGTGTGGAGATGAGATAGTTTGGAAAAATTTATTAAAACACTATTTGTTATGCCTGGAAAGAGTGTGCACACTTCTGATCCTTAGCAGGGAAACGGATGAGATACGTGCTTTAGATATTCCTGTTTTTAATACTGAGAGAGATCTTCCAACTGAAAAATATAAAGAATCTTTTAAGGCCATATGTAAAAAATTTTTCGAGAATAAAGCAACTGCGCAATATGCTAATATGTTGTCCTTACTAAAAAGACCAGTACGGCGAGATGAGTTAATATGGCATTTGCGACAGTTACATTGCTACGCTTTATGTTCCATCTTCACCTATTATGAGAATCAGAGGTTTATTAGAAAAAGTGATGGAAATATTCCATTTCGCAAATTAATCGAGAAAATTCTAATCGATCCTCAAACACGAAAGGGATTTAATAAAATAATCCAAAATCCATCGGTTGATGGAAAGATCTCAGATCAAATTTGGGCAACCATAAATAATTTTCATTACCAACTTCACTTAATTAACAAATACAATCAAGCGTCTACTCCTCTTCCTCAGAATAAGGAAATGGTATTTTTTCTGTTTCCTGAACATTATGTTAGGGAGCTCGAAAAAATCGTTCATCCAAATTGGTTTACAGCATGCTTTTTAGTAAACATTAACAATCCGGCCATATGGGGGCATTATGGGGATAGACATAGAGGTGTTTGCTTAAAATTTAAGCCACGATCATTAAATGGCAAACCTATTATTAAGCTAAAAGGCGTAGAGAGCCAGTCCGC comes from Deltaproteobacteria bacterium PRO3 and encodes:
- a CDS encoding hemolysin III family protein — translated: MSHSMTASPRSKDGSLHVTDEVWNTIISSVGALLSLVGVVLMIVRAKATEPTSHVWALAIYGFGLVNMFLSSALHHGIHGSPKTNHRLWLYDYFSISLMIAGTFTPFCVIVMKNAMGWTVLGLIWALAVLGIVLKGFFPHVPRWLMTSLFIGMGWMGLWIMKPLYQAIHWQGFSFLLLGGLFYTVGGLIYVFEKPNLLPGKFGFHEVWHCFVVAGAASHFYLIYSYL
- a CDS encoding YciI family protein; the protein is MKFICLGYIEEGKFESLPDDQRDAMIDECFNYDDFLRKNGHFVGGEALQGPRTGVTLRWQDGKATVTDGPYAETKEQLGGILLLEARDLKHAIELMSKHPGVKAGPFEIRPAGDLTGMIRDSEKRRGIK
- a CDS encoding inorganic pyrophosphatase, producing MKSKDPKSNPAPIPLFQAHPWHGVPPSAGDGIYHAFIEIVPTDVVKYELDKSSGQLRLDRPHRFSSLCPTLYGFIPQTYCGDQVAARCVARVGGTAVEGDGDPLDVCVLTEKTIAHGGFVARMKPIGGLRMIDGNQADDKIVAVLDSDLSYGNWQDISECPAGLLDRLKHYFLSYKRDPGAADHPVRIAEVYDRAEALKVLELSLADYRAKFGNPEDHFERFRKGLGWN
- a CDS encoding DUF2971 domain-containing protein, with the protein product MWMPEFLYRFRSLNSLLGKRQELENQEIFFAAPYQLNDPIEGFKDIFWCGDEIVWKNLLKHYLLCLERVCTLLILSRETDEIRALDIPVFNTERDLPTEKYKESFKAICKKFFENKATAQYANMLSLLKRPVRRDELIWHLRQLHCYALCSIFTYYENQRFIRKSDGNIPFRKLIEKILIDPQTRKGFNKIIQNPSVDGKISDQIWATINNFHYQLHLINKYNQASTPLPQNKEMVFFLFPEHYVRELEKIVHPNWFTACFLVNINNPAIWGHYGDRHRGVCLKFKPRSLNGKPIIKLKGVESQSARSRKEVSFQFHKVTYSKDYPQIDFFRSLGRLPIPALQSFWYKNEFGEESICSDEIFRNEDRWRKKYWEDFYGGITTKLNDWSYEDEYRLILSEVATDFTLEEHRKYQYSLDDLDGIIFGINTPIEDKMRIFKIIEDKCRKNGRDRFKFYQAFYSRGESQISIFEMNLLKFK
- a CDS encoding VOC family protein, giving the protein MSPTTDTPAIEPYLFFDGCCEEALEFYRKALGAEVEMLMRFKENPEPAMNPPGSTEKIMHASFRIGKARVMASDGNCAGKASFQGFSLSLSVANAAEADRYFAALAEGGQVQMPLAKTFFSPRFGMVADRFGVSWMVIVPA